Proteins encoded within one genomic window of Gadus macrocephalus chromosome 16, ASM3116895v1:
- the polr2d gene encoding DNA-directed RNA polymerase II subunit RPB4 — translation MAAGGASQTGVGDVEEDASQLVFPKEFETAETLLNSEVHMLLEHRKQQNESAEDEQELSEVFMKTLNYTARFSRFKNRETIASVRSLLLQKKLHKFELASLANLCPEAAEEAKALIPSLEGRFEDEELQQILDDIQTKRSFQY, via the exons atggcgGCGGGAGGCGCGTCCCAGACCGGCGTCGGGGATGTGGAGGAGGACGCATCTCAGCTGGTCTTCCCCAAAG AGTTCGAGACGGCGGAGACGCTGCTGAACTCGGAGGTTCACATGCTGCTGGAGCACCGCAAGCAGCAGAACGAGAGTGCAGAGGACGAGCAGGAGCTGTCGGAGGTCTTCATGAAGACCCTGAACTACACGGCCCGCTTCAGCCGCTTCAAGAACCGCGAGACCATCGCCAGCGTGCGCAG cctcctgctgcagaagaagctcCATAAGTTTGAGCTGGCCAGCCTGGCCAACCTGTGTCCAGAGGCAGCGGAGGAGGCCAAGGCCCTCatacccag tCTGGAGGGGCGGTTTGAAGACGAGGAGCTGCAGCAGATCCTGGACGACATCCAGACCAAGAGGAGCTTCCAGTACTGa
- the LOC132474643 gene encoding uncharacterized protein K02A2.6-like, whose protein sequence is MSEKIAEMVNRCDVCRTYQKCQTKEPLQPHSVPERPWQKIGVDLFTFSQQEYLLLVDYYSKFIEVEWLKSDTRSATIITHLKSQFARHGIPEIVISDNGPQFSSREFQAFAKEWEFSHQTSSPYHAQSNGMAERGIQTIKLMLKKSKADGKDPYLSLLSLRSTPLEDVGVSPAQLLMGRRLRTRLPTTSQMLKPQMVTSTVQQVFETRQQKQKEYFDQGARALQKLEVGDNVRIWQEGLWNPAQVTGLSDQPRSYVVQTPGGQVYRRNRKYLMQSKELSNTLKDTNKQDVTQQDVHDSTEKKHEMDIQKKTSGSNSSPTKLSSLPVTTASGRIVSKPRRFIEEY, encoded by the coding sequence ATGTCGGAAAAAATCGCAGAGATGGTGAACAGGTGTGACGTGTGCAGGACATATCAGAAATGTCAAACTAAAGAGCCACTACAACCACACAGTGTTCCAGAAAGACCCTGGCAGAAGATAGGTGTTGACCTATTCACCTTTAGCCAGCAGGAGTATTTACTACTGGTGGATTACTATTCTAAGTTCATAGAGGTGGAGTGGTTGAAGTCAGAcacaagaagtgcaacaatCATCACACATCTGAAGTCACAGTTCGCCAGACATGGCATTCCTGAAATAGTGATCTCAGATAACGGACCACAGTTCAGCTCTCGTGAGTTCCAAGCCTTTGCAAAAGAGTGGGAGTTCAGTCACCAAACTTCAAGCCCCTACCATGCGCAGTCTAATGGAATGGCAGAAAGAGGAATACAGACTATCAAACTCATGCTTAAAAAATCGAAAGCTGATGGAAAAGATCCATATCTGTCGTTGCTGAGTCTGAGGAGTACACCTCTGGAGGATGTCGGAGTGTCACCAGCCCAGCTGTTGATGGGTCGACGTTTGAGAACAAGACTTCCGACGACATCCCAGATGCTGAAACCTCAAATGGTCACAAGTACAGTACAACAGGTGTTTGAAACAAGacaacagaaacagaaagaatATTTCGATCAAGGAGCCAGAGCACTCCAGAAACTTGAGGTTGGCGACAATGTCAGAATCTGGCAGGAAGGATTATGGAATCCAGCCCAGGTAACGGGACTTTCTGACCAGCCAAGATCATATGTAGTCCAGACACCTGGGGGACAAGTATACAGAAGAAACAGAAAGTATCTGATGCAGTCCAAGGAACTGAGTAACACACTAAAGGACACCAACAAACAAGATGTGACTCAACAGGATGTGcatgacagtacagagaaaaaGCATGAAATGGACATTCAAAAGAAAACATCAGGAAGTAATTCTAGTCCTACAAAGCTTTCAAGTCTACCTGTTACAACAGCAAGTGGACGAATTGTCTCAAAGCCAAGAAGATTCATCGAGGAGTactag